In Entomomonas moraniae, one DNA window encodes the following:
- the lnt gene encoding apolipoprotein N-acyltransferase: MFSWIIRKGWLGHFVALVAGALTPLFLAPFNVWPLAFVCIGCFYLGLKELSLKQAFARSWFFGTGSYLSGVSWIYVSIHTFGNAPIWLAAGLTIVFCMLVAFFFVIPALIWVKWFRSNHTYFIDAFAFAGLWAIQEWFRGWFLTGFPWLYAGYSQLNAPLAGFAPIGGVWLISFIIALISVLLLKLVGFKQNKVKGIISLVIIVVLFASGPLLNKIKWTTPLNEKLPVLLIQGNIDQEQKWQSSFFNDQFNLYWKLTLQHQQPDSLVVWPENAIPFLKEDVQNLLDTTMSQYESKNNSALLSGIPIRQKNSRGDYRFYNGITVVGEGQGSYLKQKLVPFGEYVPLEEMLRGLITFFNLPMSDFSRGESNQPLLKVKNYQIAPFICYEVVYPDFAASMSGESNALITISNDTWFGHSIGPKQHLQMAQMRALESDRWMARATNNGITAIIDNKGMITKVIPSFEVGVLKGELSMVSGKTPYQIWYSYLVLAISCLSLLIAFIVNKQRK, from the coding sequence ATGTTTTCTTGGATTATCAGAAAAGGTTGGTTAGGGCATTTTGTTGCTTTGGTTGCAGGTGCCTTAACACCACTTTTTTTAGCACCTTTTAATGTATGGCCTTTAGCCTTTGTGTGTATTGGCTGTTTTTATTTAGGCTTAAAAGAGCTTTCATTAAAGCAAGCATTTGCCAGAAGTTGGTTTTTTGGTACAGGCAGTTACCTCTCAGGCGTTAGTTGGATTTATGTTAGCATTCATACATTTGGAAATGCGCCTATTTGGTTAGCTGCTGGCCTGACAATTGTTTTCTGTATGTTGGTTGCATTCTTTTTTGTTATTCCAGCACTTATTTGGGTTAAGTGGTTTCGCTCTAATCATACTTATTTTATTGATGCTTTTGCTTTTGCAGGCTTGTGGGCAATACAAGAATGGTTTCGTGGTTGGTTTTTAACGGGTTTTCCTTGGTTATATGCCGGCTATAGTCAGTTAAATGCACCACTAGCTGGTTTTGCACCTATTGGTGGTGTTTGGCTTATTTCTTTTATTATCGCATTAATCAGTGTGTTATTGCTTAAGTTAGTAGGTTTCAAACAAAATAAAGTCAAAGGTATTATAAGCCTTGTTATTATTGTTGTTTTATTCGCATCAGGGCCATTACTGAATAAAATAAAGTGGACAACACCGCTTAATGAAAAGCTTCCTGTATTATTAATACAGGGAAATATTGATCAAGAACAAAAATGGCAGTCATCATTTTTTAATGATCAATTCAATCTATATTGGAAGCTGACGTTACAACATCAGCAACCTGATAGCCTTGTTGTTTGGCCGGAAAATGCAATACCTTTTTTAAAGGAAGATGTGCAAAATCTCCTTGACACGACAATGAGCCAGTATGAATCTAAAAATAATTCTGCACTGCTTTCAGGCATACCGATTAGACAAAAAAATAGCCGAGGAGATTATCGTTTTTATAATGGTATCACTGTAGTTGGGGAAGGGCAGGGCTCTTATTTAAAACAAAAACTTGTGCCTTTTGGCGAGTATGTTCCATTAGAAGAGATGTTACGTGGGCTTATCACCTTTTTTAATTTACCCATGTCAGATTTTAGTCGTGGTGAGTCAAATCAGCCATTGCTTAAAGTGAAGAACTATCAAATAGCACCGTTTATTTGTTATGAAGTGGTTTATCCCGACTTTGCTGCTTCGATGAGTGGGGAAAGTAATGCGTTGATTACAATCAGTAATGATACGTGGTTTGGTCACTCGATTGGCCCTAAACAGCATTTGCAAATGGCGCAAATGCGGGCATTAGAGTCTGATCGGTGGATGGCGCGCGCAACCAATAACGGGATCACTGCAATTATTGATAATAAAGGGATGATAACAAAAGTTATTCCTAGCTTTGAGGTTGGTGTGCTTAAAGGAGAACTTTCCATGGTATCGGGGAAAAC
- the ybeY gene encoding rRNA maturation RNase YbeY translates to MNSIEVDLQLVSGDAYIPDESLFVQWCKAAILPYQESAELTIRVVDEEEGLALNSAYRQKDYATNVLSFPADLPDEFLDIPLLGDLIICAPVVRKEAEQQQKAIEAHWAHMVTHGCLHLLGFDHEDQEDAIEMESIEQALLMEQGYPDPYQEIN, encoded by the coding sequence ATGAATAGTATTGAAGTTGATTTACAACTGGTAAGCGGAGATGCCTATATCCCTGATGAGTCTTTATTTGTTCAGTGGTGTAAAGCGGCTATATTGCCTTATCAAGAGAGTGCAGAGCTAACGATTCGTGTTGTCGATGAAGAGGAAGGTTTAGCACTTAATTCTGCCTATCGCCAAAAAGACTATGCAACGAATGTGTTGTCTTTTCCTGCTGATTTGCCCGATGAATTTTTAGATATTCCTTTATTGGGAGACTTGATTATTTGTGCTCCTGTCGTGAGAAAGGAAGCAGAGCAACAGCAAAAAGCAATAGAAGCACACTGGGCGCATATGGTCACGCATGGCTGCTTGCATTTATTAGGTTTTGACCATGAAGATCAAGAAGATGCCATTGAGATGGAGTCTATAGAACAGGCACTATTAATGGAACAGGGATATCCTGACCCCTATCAGGAAATTAATTAA
- a CDS encoding PhoH family protein: MNALSSSRKFILEPFDTKRFANLSGQFDEHFRQIEQRLGIEIRNRGNQFELLGDDSRTLAAENLINRLYRETKSVSLTPEMIHLFLQESGLEELVSPSGQAQVTLKTLKGIIRPRGANQQGYVKSILDNDINFGIGPAGTGKTYLAVACAVEALQKEQVRRILLVRPAVEAGEKLGFLPGDLSQKIDPYLRPLYDALYEMLGFEHVAKLIERQVIEVAPLAYMRGRTLNNSFIILDESQNTTIEQMKMFLTRIGFGSTAVITGDVTQVDLPRGTRSGLMHVMDVLRGVPGITFTYFKAKDVVRHPLVQRIVEAYDRYDEQSGKQDKNE; the protein is encoded by the coding sequence TTGAACGCTTTATCTAGCTCCAGAAAATTTATATTAGAGCCATTTGATACGAAAAGATTTGCTAATTTAAGTGGCCAGTTTGATGAACATTTTAGGCAAATAGAACAGCGTTTGGGGATTGAGATCCGTAACCGTGGTAATCAGTTTGAACTGCTTGGCGATGATAGCCGAACATTAGCAGCGGAGAACTTAATTAATCGATTGTATCGAGAAACCAAAAGTGTATCACTGACACCAGAGATGATACATCTTTTCTTGCAAGAATCTGGTCTAGAAGAGTTGGTTAGCCCTTCAGGTCAGGCACAAGTAACCTTAAAGACATTAAAAGGGATTATTCGTCCTCGTGGTGCTAATCAGCAAGGGTATGTTAAGTCGATATTAGACAATGATATCAATTTTGGTATCGGGCCTGCTGGTACTGGTAAAACTTATTTGGCCGTTGCTTGTGCAGTTGAAGCATTGCAAAAAGAACAAGTACGCCGTATTTTATTGGTGCGTCCTGCAGTTGAAGCGGGTGAAAAATTAGGTTTTCTACCTGGTGATTTATCCCAAAAGATCGACCCTTATCTACGTCCTCTTTATGATGCTCTTTATGAAATGTTAGGTTTTGAGCATGTGGCCAAGTTAATTGAACGTCAAGTGATAGAGGTTGCACCATTGGCTTATATGCGCGGTCGGACGTTAAATAATAGTTTTATCATTTTAGATGAAAGCCAGAATACAACGATTGAGCAGATGAAGATGTTTTTAACACGTATAGGCTTCGGTTCAACAGCTGTTATTACAGGAGATGTGACACAGGTTGACTTGCCTAGAGGAACACGCTCAGGCTTAATGCATGTGATGGATGTATTACGGGGAGTGCCCGGTATTACGTTTACCTATTTTAAGGCAAAAGACGTGGTAAGGCATCCGCTTGTTCAACGTATTGTAGAAGCTTATGATCGATATGATGAGCAGTCAGGGAAGCAAGATAAAAATGAATAG
- a CDS encoding HlyC/CorC family transporter, protein MSEDPSSHNKSWFEKITHVFAHHEPKSRQDLLEFLYEAHANKLLDTDALTIVESAIQIADLQVRDIMLSRSQMVSIKITQPLLEFLPVIIKTAHSRYPVLEEDNETIAGILLVKDLLPYLLKLASEQEPEFDIRSLLRPATYVPESKRVNVLLREFRATHNHMAIIVDEYGGVAGLVTIEDVLEQIVGDIEDEHDIEEESYIRPQPNGDFVVKAQTPIHVFNHYFPENRYSEEFGKTIGELVLHHFGYLPKRNETKVIGAFTYRVLTADSRRLHLLRLTPSKIIE, encoded by the coding sequence ATGAGTGAAGATCCGTCAAGTCATAATAAATCTTGGTTTGAAAAAATAACACATGTGTTTGCCCATCACGAGCCAAAATCTCGGCAAGACTTATTAGAGTTTTTGTATGAGGCCCATGCAAATAAGTTATTGGATACCGATGCGTTAACCATTGTGGAAAGTGCTATTCAAATAGCTGATTTGCAGGTTCGCGATATCATGTTGTCGCGTTCACAAATGGTGTCTATCAAAATAACACAACCGCTTTTAGAGTTTTTACCTGTTATTATTAAAACAGCACACTCACGTTATCCTGTATTAGAAGAGGATAACGAAACAATCGCGGGTATTTTATTAGTTAAAGACCTATTGCCTTATTTGTTAAAACTTGCATCAGAGCAAGAGCCTGAGTTTGATATTAGATCGTTACTAAGACCTGCTACGTATGTGCCCGAGTCAAAGCGCGTTAATGTACTCTTAAGAGAGTTTCGTGCTACTCATAATCACATGGCTATTATTGTGGATGAGTACGGTGGTGTGGCAGGGCTCGTTACTATTGAAGATGTTCTTGAGCAGATTGTAGGAGATATTGAGGACGAGCATGATATTGAGGAAGAGAGCTATATCCGCCCTCAGCCTAATGGTGATTTTGTTGTAAAAGCACAAACGCCTATTCATGTTTTTAACCACTATTTCCCAGAAAATCGCTACTCAGAAGAGTTCGGTAAAACGATTGGAGAGTTGGTGCTTCACCATTTTGGATATTTGCCTAAGCGAAATGAAACCAAAGTGATCGGTGCATTCACTTACCGTGTCTTGACGGCAGACAGTCGTCGACTTCATTTATTGCGGTTAACACCGTCGAAAATTATCGAGTAA